One stretch of Arachis hypogaea cultivar Tifrunner chromosome 20, arahy.Tifrunner.gnm2.J5K5, whole genome shotgun sequence DNA includes these proteins:
- the LOC112784355 gene encoding small GTPase LIP1 isoform X2, with the protein MFRRDRETNNRDLNGGPPFGQVRVAVVGDSGVGKTSLVHLIVNGSSISRPQQTIGCTVGVKHTYYGNSGTSSSSLAGDSKRDFFVEFWDVSGHDRYKDCRSLFYSQINGVIFVHDLSQRRTKSSLQKWAAEISATGTFSAPSGSLGPSGLPVPYIVIGNKSDIAAKEGTRGSSGNLVDVARQWVEKQGLLPSSEDLPLTESFPGGGSLIAAAKEARYDKEALMKFFHMLIRRRYFSDELPAPSWSVSPVQRNTQRIDEDDHSYTTSLSSDPYNTYNMLPPLPAQRNLTPPPTLYPQWPVSVSENHSFPRFSLSDSSENTAATRTKRSYINV; encoded by the exons ATGTTCCGGAGGGACCGCGAAACGAACAACAGAGACCTCAATGGTGGTCCCCCATTTGGCCAGGTCAGAGTGGCCGTTGTTGGTGACTCAG GTGTTGGGAAAACTTCTCTTGTTCACTTGATAGTTAATGGTTCTTCCATCAGTCGCCCTCAACAGACAATCGGTTGTACAGTTGGTGTGAAG CACACTTATTATGGAAATTCTGGAACCTCCTCAAGTAGCCTTGCAGGTGATTCTAAGAGAGATTTCTTCGTTGAATTCTGGGATGTGTCAGGGCACGATCGGTACAAAGATTGCAGGTCTCTCTTTTATTCACAGATTAATG GTGTAATTTTTGTTCACGATCTCTCACAAAGAAGAACAAAGAGTAGCTTGCAGAAATGGGCAGCTGAGATTTCTGCAACAGGGACATTTTCAGCTCCTTCAGGATCCTTGGGCCCCAGTGGGCTTCCTGTCCCATATATTGTTATTGGCAACAAATCTGATATTGCTGCAAAAGAGGGTACTAGAGGAAGCAGTGGCAATCTCGTTGATGTTGCACGCCAGTGGGTTGAGAAGCAGGGTTTGCTTCCATCCAGTGAGGACCTTCCTCTGACAGAGAGCTTTCCTGGTGGTGGCAGCCTTATTGCA GCAGCAAAAGAAGCAAGGTATGACAAGGAGGCACTGATGAAATTTTTCCATATG TTGATCAGGAGAAGATATTTCTCTGATGAATTACCTGCACCATCATGGTCTGTTTCTCCAGTTCAGAGGAATACACAGCGTATTGATGAAGATGATCATTCTTATACTACAAG TCTAAGCAGTGATCCTTACAACACATATAACATGCTGCCACCTCTTCCAGCTCAACGCAATCTCACTCCTCCACCCACACTATATCCTCAGTGGCCAGTTTCAGTATCAGAAAACCATAGTTTCCCAAGGTTTTCTTTGTCCGACTCGTCTGAAAACACTGCCGCAACAAGAACGAAGCGATCATATATTAATGTATGA
- the LOC112784355 gene encoding small GTPase LIP1 isoform X1 — MFRRDRETNNRDLNGGPPFGQVRVAVVGDSGVGKTSLVHLIVNGSSISRPQQTIGCTVGVKHTYYGNSGTSSSSLAGDSKRDFFVEFWDVSGHDRYKDCRSLFYSQINGVIFVHDLSQRRTKSSLQKWAAEISATGTFSAPSGSLGPSGLPVPYIVIGNKSDIAAKEGTRGSSGNLVDVARQWVEKQGLLPSSEDLPLTESFPGGGSLIAKYSCFPDVPYNCYLIHSSLTSWDLLCWTSVGSKRSKLIRRRYFSDELPAPSWSVSPVQRNTQRIDEDDHSYTTSLSSDPYNTYNMLPPLPAQRNLTPPPTLYPQWPVSVSENHSFPRFSLSDSSENTAATRTKRSYINV; from the exons ATGTTCCGGAGGGACCGCGAAACGAACAACAGAGACCTCAATGGTGGTCCCCCATTTGGCCAGGTCAGAGTGGCCGTTGTTGGTGACTCAG GTGTTGGGAAAACTTCTCTTGTTCACTTGATAGTTAATGGTTCTTCCATCAGTCGCCCTCAACAGACAATCGGTTGTACAGTTGGTGTGAAG CACACTTATTATGGAAATTCTGGAACCTCCTCAAGTAGCCTTGCAGGTGATTCTAAGAGAGATTTCTTCGTTGAATTCTGGGATGTGTCAGGGCACGATCGGTACAAAGATTGCAGGTCTCTCTTTTATTCACAGATTAATG GTGTAATTTTTGTTCACGATCTCTCACAAAGAAGAACAAAGAGTAGCTTGCAGAAATGGGCAGCTGAGATTTCTGCAACAGGGACATTTTCAGCTCCTTCAGGATCCTTGGGCCCCAGTGGGCTTCCTGTCCCATATATTGTTATTGGCAACAAATCTGATATTGCTGCAAAAGAGGGTACTAGAGGAAGCAGTGGCAATCTCGTTGATGTTGCACGCCAGTGGGTTGAGAAGCAGGGTTTGCTTCCATCCAGTGAGGACCTTCCTCTGACAGAGAGCTTTCCTGGTGGTGGCAGCCTTATTGCA AAATATTCCTGTTTTCCCGATGTGCCGTACAACTGCTACCTAATTCATTCTTCACTTACTAGCTGGGATTTACTTTGTTGGACATCTGTAGGCAGCAAAAGAAGCAAG TTGATCAGGAGAAGATATTTCTCTGATGAATTACCTGCACCATCATGGTCTGTTTCTCCAGTTCAGAGGAATACACAGCGTATTGATGAAGATGATCATTCTTATACTACAAG TCTAAGCAGTGATCCTTACAACACATATAACATGCTGCCACCTCTTCCAGCTCAACGCAATCTCACTCCTCCACCCACACTATATCCTCAGTGGCCAGTTTCAGTATCAGAAAACCATAGTTTCCCAAGGTTTTCTTTGTCCGACTCGTCTGAAAACACTGCCGCAACAAGAACGAAGCGATCATATATTAATGTATGA
- the LOC112784353 gene encoding pentatricopeptide repeat-containing protein At1g71490 isoform X2 — MPSSTTIPTKLLLSRVQRFLPKPWKQPTKQFDKHFAFTDASMVGVLVAALKDFVNQANLSNAFKTFFQIQQHAAPSLSTASSSYILLHPISSLLLGCTNLKSLPQGKQLHAQVISLGLDQHPILVSRLTNFYTSFTLLADANVVVESSTSLDPLPWNMVISSYVRNGLFMEGLSAYKKMVNKRIEPDDFTYPSVLKACGELLDFATGVEVHKSIEASSIGWSLFVHNALVSMYGRFGELKVARQIFDKMHHRDDVSWNTMINCYASRGMWEEAFWLFGCMQEEGVEMNVIIWNTIAGGCLHSGNFSGALKMLSQMRTKIHLDNVAVVVGLNACSHIGALKLGKEIHGHAVRTCLDAFENVRNALVTMYSRCCDLRHAYIMFHRMEDKGLVTWNAMLSGYAHMDRSEEVSHLFREMLHKGVEPNFVTIASVLPLCARIANLQHGREFHGYIMKCEEFDKYLLLWNALVDMYARSGKVLEARRVFDSLSARDEVTYTSMILGYGMKGEGQTALKLFEEMCKLKIKPDHVTIVAVLTACSHSGLVSQGQLLFKQMTDVHGMIPRIEHFACMVDLYGRAGHLNKARDVITGMPCKPTSAMWATLIGACRIHGNTMMGEWAAGKLMEMKPDHSGYYVLIANMYAAAGCWSKLAEVRSYMKNIGVRKAPGCAWVDVGNEFSPFVVGDTSNPRAYELYPLMDGLNEVMKDAGYVSNEETVSPEEHFEELNVVGSVY; from the coding sequence ATGCCATCTTCTACAACTATACCCACAAAACTCTTACTCTCACGAGTTCAGAGGTTCCTACCTAAACCATGGAAACAACCTACCAAACAGTTTGACAAACACTTTGCCTTCACTGATGCATCTATGGTTGGTGTTCTTGTTGCAGCTCTCAAGGACTTTGTTAACCAAGCCAACTTGTCTAACGCATTCAAAACCTTCTTTCAAATACAGCAACATGCAGCACCATCactttctactgcttcttcttcctatATCTTGTTACACCCCATTAGTTCTCTTCTCTTGGGTTGCACTAACCTTAAATCATTGCCACAGGGTAAGCAGCTTCATGCCCAAGTCATTTCATTGGGTCTTGATCAACACCCTATTTTGGTTTCAAGGCTCACTAATTTTTACACTAGTTTCACTCTCCTTGCTGATGCTAATGTTGTTGTTGAGAGCTCCACTAGTTTGGATCCATTGCCTTGGAATATGGTTATATCTTCCTATGTTAGAAATGGGCTCTTTATGGAGGGTCTTTCCGCATATAAGAAAATGGTGAATAAGAGGATTGAACCTGATGATTTCACTTACCCTTCTGTTCTAAAGGCTTGTGGGGAATTGTTAGATTTTGCTACTGGTGTGGAGGTTCACAAGTCTATTGAGGCTAGctcaattgggtggagcttgttTGTGCACAATGCATTGGTCTCTATGTATGGTAGGTTCGGGGAATTGAAGGTTGCTCGccaaatatttgataaaatgcaCCACAGGGATGATGTTTCTTGGAACACTATGATCAATTGTTATGCTTCAAGGGGGATGTGGGAGGAAGCGTTTTGGCTATTTGGATGCATGCAAGAGGAGGGTGTTGAAATGAATGTGATCATTTGGAATACTATTGCTGGAGGGTGCTTGCATTCAGGAAATTTTAGTGGGGCACTTAAGATGCTTTCTCAGATGAGAACTAAAATTCATTTGGACAATGTTGCGGTGGTTGTTGGATTGAATGCATGTTCCCACATTGGAGCCCTTAAATTGGGAAAGGAGATTCATGGTCATGCTGTAAGAACATGCTTAGATGCATTTGAAAATGTAAGAAATGCATTAGTTACAATGTATTCCAGATGTTGTGACCTCAGGCATGCATATATAATGTTCCACAGAATGGAAGACAAGGGTTTAGTTACTTGGAACGCGATGCTTTCTGGATATGCACACATGGATCGATCTGAGGAAGTCTCACACCTTTTCAGAGAAATGTTACACAAGGGTGTTGAACCAAATTTTGTAACCATTGCAAGTGTTCTTCCCCTTTGTGCTCGCATAGCGAATCTGCAACATGGCAGGGAGTTTCATGGCTACATCATGAAGTGTGAAGAGTTTGATAAGTATTTATTATTGTGGAACGCTCTGGTGGACATGTATGCGAGGTCTGGCAAAGTCTTAGAAGCCAGAAGAGTGTTTGATTCGCTGAGTGCAAGAGATGAAGTCACATATACTTCCATGATCTTGGGGTACGGTATGAAGGGAGAAGGACAAACTGCTCTAAAACTATTTGAAGAGATGTGCAAGTTGAAGATTAAACCAGACCATGTAACAATAGTTGCAGTTCTAACAGCTTGCAGCCATTCTGGTCTTGTATCTCAGGGTCAGTTACTCTTTAAACAGATGACAGATGTTCATGGGATGATACCGCGCATCGAGCACTTTGCTTGCATGGTTGATCTCTATGGAAGGGCTGGCCATCTGAACAAAGCAAGGGATGTTATTACTGGGATGCCATGCAAGCCAACTTCTGCAATGTGGGCGACACTCATTGGAGCTTGTCGAATCCATGGAAACACAATGATGGGGGAATGGGCTGCAGGAAAATTGATGGAAATGAAACCTGATCACTCGGGTTATTATGTGTTGATTGCGAACATGTATGCAGCCGCTGGTTGTTGGAGCAAGCTTGCTGAAGTGAGGAGTTACATGAAGAACATAGGTGTGAGAAAGGCACCAGGCTGTGCTTGGGTTGATGTTGGCAATGAGTTTTCTCCATTTGTGGTGGGAGACACTTCCAACCCTCGTGCTTATGAGCTCTACCCTTTAATGGATGGACTCAATGAAGTAATGAAAGATGCTGGTTATGTAAGTAATGAGGAGACTGTTTCACCCGAGGAACATTTTGAAGAGTTGAATGTTGTAGGGAGTGTATACTAA
- the LOC112784353 gene encoding pentatricopeptide repeat-containing protein At1g71490 isoform X3, with protein MCLLLIGHDSLCHLLQLYPQNSYSHEFRALKDFVNQANLSNAFKTFFQIQQHAAPSLSTASSSYILLHPISSLLLGCTNLKSLPQGKQLHAQVISLGLDQHPILVSRLTNFYTSFTLLADANVVVESSTSLDPLPWNMVISSYVRNGLFMEGLSAYKKMVNKRIEPDDFTYPSVLKACGELLDFATGVEVHKSIEASSIGWSLFVHNALVSMYGRFGELKVARQIFDKMHHRDDVSWNTMINCYASRGMWEEAFWLFGCMQEEGVEMNVIIWNTIAGGCLHSGNFSGALKMLSQMRTKIHLDNVAVVVGLNACSHIGALKLGKEIHGHAVRTCLDAFENVRNALVTMYSRCCDLRHAYIMFHRMEDKGLVTWNAMLSGYAHMDRSEEVSHLFREMLHKGVEPNFVTIASVLPLCARIANLQHGREFHGYIMKCEEFDKYLLLWNALVDMYARSGKVLEARRVFDSLSARDEVTYTSMILGYGMKGEGQTALKLFEEMCKLKIKPDHVTIVAVLTACSHSGLVSQGQLLFKQMTDVHGMIPRIEHFACMVDLYGRAGHLNKARDVITGMPCKPTSAMWATLIGACRIHGNTMMGEWAAGKLMEMKPDHSGYYVLIANMYAAAGCWSKLAEVRSYMKNIGVRKAPGCAWVDVGNEFSPFVVGDTSNPRAYELYPLMDGLNEVMKDAGYVSNEETVSPEEHFEELNVVGSVY; from the exons ATGTGCTTGCTCCTTATTGGCCATGACAGTTTATGCCATCTTCTACAACTATACCCACAAAACTCTTACTCTCACGAGTTCAGAG CTCTCAAGGACTTTGTTAACCAAGCCAACTTGTCTAACGCATTCAAAACCTTCTTTCAAATACAGCAACATGCAGCACCATCactttctactgcttcttcttcctatATCTTGTTACACCCCATTAGTTCTCTTCTCTTGGGTTGCACTAACCTTAAATCATTGCCACAGGGTAAGCAGCTTCATGCCCAAGTCATTTCATTGGGTCTTGATCAACACCCTATTTTGGTTTCAAGGCTCACTAATTTTTACACTAGTTTCACTCTCCTTGCTGATGCTAATGTTGTTGTTGAGAGCTCCACTAGTTTGGATCCATTGCCTTGGAATATGGTTATATCTTCCTATGTTAGAAATGGGCTCTTTATGGAGGGTCTTTCCGCATATAAGAAAATGGTGAATAAGAGGATTGAACCTGATGATTTCACTTACCCTTCTGTTCTAAAGGCTTGTGGGGAATTGTTAGATTTTGCTACTGGTGTGGAGGTTCACAAGTCTATTGAGGCTAGctcaattgggtggagcttgttTGTGCACAATGCATTGGTCTCTATGTATGGTAGGTTCGGGGAATTGAAGGTTGCTCGccaaatatttgataaaatgcaCCACAGGGATGATGTTTCTTGGAACACTATGATCAATTGTTATGCTTCAAGGGGGATGTGGGAGGAAGCGTTTTGGCTATTTGGATGCATGCAAGAGGAGGGTGTTGAAATGAATGTGATCATTTGGAATACTATTGCTGGAGGGTGCTTGCATTCAGGAAATTTTAGTGGGGCACTTAAGATGCTTTCTCAGATGAGAACTAAAATTCATTTGGACAATGTTGCGGTGGTTGTTGGATTGAATGCATGTTCCCACATTGGAGCCCTTAAATTGGGAAAGGAGATTCATGGTCATGCTGTAAGAACATGCTTAGATGCATTTGAAAATGTAAGAAATGCATTAGTTACAATGTATTCCAGATGTTGTGACCTCAGGCATGCATATATAATGTTCCACAGAATGGAAGACAAGGGTTTAGTTACTTGGAACGCGATGCTTTCTGGATATGCACACATGGATCGATCTGAGGAAGTCTCACACCTTTTCAGAGAAATGTTACACAAGGGTGTTGAACCAAATTTTGTAACCATTGCAAGTGTTCTTCCCCTTTGTGCTCGCATAGCGAATCTGCAACATGGCAGGGAGTTTCATGGCTACATCATGAAGTGTGAAGAGTTTGATAAGTATTTATTATTGTGGAACGCTCTGGTGGACATGTATGCGAGGTCTGGCAAAGTCTTAGAAGCCAGAAGAGTGTTTGATTCGCTGAGTGCAAGAGATGAAGTCACATATACTTCCATGATCTTGGGGTACGGTATGAAGGGAGAAGGACAAACTGCTCTAAAACTATTTGAAGAGATGTGCAAGTTGAAGATTAAACCAGACCATGTAACAATAGTTGCAGTTCTAACAGCTTGCAGCCATTCTGGTCTTGTATCTCAGGGTCAGTTACTCTTTAAACAGATGACAGATGTTCATGGGATGATACCGCGCATCGAGCACTTTGCTTGCATGGTTGATCTCTATGGAAGGGCTGGCCATCTGAACAAAGCAAGGGATGTTATTACTGGGATGCCATGCAAGCCAACTTCTGCAATGTGGGCGACACTCATTGGAGCTTGTCGAATCCATGGAAACACAATGATGGGGGAATGGGCTGCAGGAAAATTGATGGAAATGAAACCTGATCACTCGGGTTATTATGTGTTGATTGCGAACATGTATGCAGCCGCTGGTTGTTGGAGCAAGCTTGCTGAAGTGAGGAGTTACATGAAGAACATAGGTGTGAGAAAGGCACCAGGCTGTGCTTGGGTTGATGTTGGCAATGAGTTTTCTCCATTTGTGGTGGGAGACACTTCCAACCCTCGTGCTTATGAGCTCTACCCTTTAATGGATGGACTCAATGAAGTAATGAAAGATGCTGGTTATGTAAGTAATGAGGAGACTGTTTCACCCGAGGAACATTTTGAAGAGTTGAATGTTGTAGGGAGTGTATACTAA
- the LOC112784353 gene encoding pentatricopeptide repeat-containing protein At1g71490 isoform X1 has translation MDKGKIYDISLLHRHCIFHTWVLPPYSQLKIIELDNPVTEPNPSNVVQDMCLLLIGHDSLCHLLQLYPQNSYSHEFRALKDFVNQANLSNAFKTFFQIQQHAAPSLSTASSSYILLHPISSLLLGCTNLKSLPQGKQLHAQVISLGLDQHPILVSRLTNFYTSFTLLADANVVVESSTSLDPLPWNMVISSYVRNGLFMEGLSAYKKMVNKRIEPDDFTYPSVLKACGELLDFATGVEVHKSIEASSIGWSLFVHNALVSMYGRFGELKVARQIFDKMHHRDDVSWNTMINCYASRGMWEEAFWLFGCMQEEGVEMNVIIWNTIAGGCLHSGNFSGALKMLSQMRTKIHLDNVAVVVGLNACSHIGALKLGKEIHGHAVRTCLDAFENVRNALVTMYSRCCDLRHAYIMFHRMEDKGLVTWNAMLSGYAHMDRSEEVSHLFREMLHKGVEPNFVTIASVLPLCARIANLQHGREFHGYIMKCEEFDKYLLLWNALVDMYARSGKVLEARRVFDSLSARDEVTYTSMILGYGMKGEGQTALKLFEEMCKLKIKPDHVTIVAVLTACSHSGLVSQGQLLFKQMTDVHGMIPRIEHFACMVDLYGRAGHLNKARDVITGMPCKPTSAMWATLIGACRIHGNTMMGEWAAGKLMEMKPDHSGYYVLIANMYAAAGCWSKLAEVRSYMKNIGVRKAPGCAWVDVGNEFSPFVVGDTSNPRAYELYPLMDGLNEVMKDAGYVSNEETVSPEEHFEELNVVGSVY, from the exons ATGGATAAAG GTAAAATATACGACATCTCACTTCTCCATCGGCACTGCATCTTCCACACTTGGGTACTCCCTCCATATTCACAACTTAAAATTATTGAGCTCGACAACCCTGTTACAGAACCAAATCCATCAAATGTTGTTCAAGACATGTGCTTGCTCCTTATTGGCCATGACAGTTTATGCCATCTTCTACAACTATACCCACAAAACTCTTACTCTCACGAGTTCAGAG CTCTCAAGGACTTTGTTAACCAAGCCAACTTGTCTAACGCATTCAAAACCTTCTTTCAAATACAGCAACATGCAGCACCATCactttctactgcttcttcttcctatATCTTGTTACACCCCATTAGTTCTCTTCTCTTGGGTTGCACTAACCTTAAATCATTGCCACAGGGTAAGCAGCTTCATGCCCAAGTCATTTCATTGGGTCTTGATCAACACCCTATTTTGGTTTCAAGGCTCACTAATTTTTACACTAGTTTCACTCTCCTTGCTGATGCTAATGTTGTTGTTGAGAGCTCCACTAGTTTGGATCCATTGCCTTGGAATATGGTTATATCTTCCTATGTTAGAAATGGGCTCTTTATGGAGGGTCTTTCCGCATATAAGAAAATGGTGAATAAGAGGATTGAACCTGATGATTTCACTTACCCTTCTGTTCTAAAGGCTTGTGGGGAATTGTTAGATTTTGCTACTGGTGTGGAGGTTCACAAGTCTATTGAGGCTAGctcaattgggtggagcttgttTGTGCACAATGCATTGGTCTCTATGTATGGTAGGTTCGGGGAATTGAAGGTTGCTCGccaaatatttgataaaatgcaCCACAGGGATGATGTTTCTTGGAACACTATGATCAATTGTTATGCTTCAAGGGGGATGTGGGAGGAAGCGTTTTGGCTATTTGGATGCATGCAAGAGGAGGGTGTTGAAATGAATGTGATCATTTGGAATACTATTGCTGGAGGGTGCTTGCATTCAGGAAATTTTAGTGGGGCACTTAAGATGCTTTCTCAGATGAGAACTAAAATTCATTTGGACAATGTTGCGGTGGTTGTTGGATTGAATGCATGTTCCCACATTGGAGCCCTTAAATTGGGAAAGGAGATTCATGGTCATGCTGTAAGAACATGCTTAGATGCATTTGAAAATGTAAGAAATGCATTAGTTACAATGTATTCCAGATGTTGTGACCTCAGGCATGCATATATAATGTTCCACAGAATGGAAGACAAGGGTTTAGTTACTTGGAACGCGATGCTTTCTGGATATGCACACATGGATCGATCTGAGGAAGTCTCACACCTTTTCAGAGAAATGTTACACAAGGGTGTTGAACCAAATTTTGTAACCATTGCAAGTGTTCTTCCCCTTTGTGCTCGCATAGCGAATCTGCAACATGGCAGGGAGTTTCATGGCTACATCATGAAGTGTGAAGAGTTTGATAAGTATTTATTATTGTGGAACGCTCTGGTGGACATGTATGCGAGGTCTGGCAAAGTCTTAGAAGCCAGAAGAGTGTTTGATTCGCTGAGTGCAAGAGATGAAGTCACATATACTTCCATGATCTTGGGGTACGGTATGAAGGGAGAAGGACAAACTGCTCTAAAACTATTTGAAGAGATGTGCAAGTTGAAGATTAAACCAGACCATGTAACAATAGTTGCAGTTCTAACAGCTTGCAGCCATTCTGGTCTTGTATCTCAGGGTCAGTTACTCTTTAAACAGATGACAGATGTTCATGGGATGATACCGCGCATCGAGCACTTTGCTTGCATGGTTGATCTCTATGGAAGGGCTGGCCATCTGAACAAAGCAAGGGATGTTATTACTGGGATGCCATGCAAGCCAACTTCTGCAATGTGGGCGACACTCATTGGAGCTTGTCGAATCCATGGAAACACAATGATGGGGGAATGGGCTGCAGGAAAATTGATGGAAATGAAACCTGATCACTCGGGTTATTATGTGTTGATTGCGAACATGTATGCAGCCGCTGGTTGTTGGAGCAAGCTTGCTGAAGTGAGGAGTTACATGAAGAACATAGGTGTGAGAAAGGCACCAGGCTGTGCTTGGGTTGATGTTGGCAATGAGTTTTCTCCATTTGTGGTGGGAGACACTTCCAACCCTCGTGCTTATGAGCTCTACCCTTTAATGGATGGACTCAATGAAGTAATGAAAGATGCTGGTTATGTAAGTAATGAGGAGACTGTTTCACCCGAGGAACATTTTGAAGAGTTGAATGTTGTAGGGAGTGTATACTAA